Proteins from a genomic interval of Neoarius graeffei isolate fNeoGra1 chromosome 24, fNeoGra1.pri, whole genome shotgun sequence:
- the arl6ip4 gene encoding ADP-ribosylation factor-like protein 6-interacting protein 4 isoform X1, which produces MGRSRSRSRSPEVSVNRHGKERRSSKKRHRSSSSSSSSSSANPSPRRKRTHSSSKRQNAEHKSAKKAQKRNHSSSSSSSSSGNEEAKKRKHKKAKKQLKKTKAKEKKKVKKEKKRLKKMKLLAAKAEAAANKAPLMIPVPVPIQIKKTQSYLETWQSDDATEHGPVMTDEQRASFSTKRPLTKEEYEARQSVIRRVVDPETGRTRLVRGDGEILEEIVSKEKHKEINKQATKRDGDAFQKRLGINR; this is translated from the exons ATGGGACGAAGTCGGTCCCGCAGCAGATCTCCAGAGGTCTCTGTGAATAGGCATGGAAAAGAACGAAGGTCATCAAAGAAACGTCACAGATCCAGCTCTTCGTCCTCCAGCTCCAGCAGTGCGAATCCAAGCCCTCGCAGGAAACGTACACATAGTTCCAGCAAGAGGCAAAATGCAG AGCACAAATCTGCAAAGAAAGCGCAGAAAAGAAATCATTCTTCATCAAGCAGCTCATCTTCATCAGGTAACGAAGAAGCCAAGAAGAGAAAGCATAAAAAGGCCAAGAAGCAGTTGAAGAAAACTAAAGCTAAGGAAAAAAAGAAGGTAAAAAAGGAGAAGAAAAGGCTTAAGAAGATGAAGTTGTTAGCAGCAAAAGCTGAGGCAGCAGCAAATAAAGCTCCATTGATGATCCCTGTTCCAGTACCCATTCAAATTAAAAAAACCCAGTCATACTTGGAGACCTGGCAAAGTGATGATGCCACAGAACATGGTCCTG TGATGACTGATGAACAGAGAGCCAGTTTCTCCACCAAGAGGCCCCTGACGAAAGAGGAATATGAAGCCAGACAAAGTGTCATCCGGCGAGTTGTTGACCCTGAGACAGGACGTACCAG GCTTGTGAGAGGAGATGGAGAGATTTTGGAAGAGATTGTCAGCAAAGAGAAGCACAAAGAAATCAATAAG CAAGCAACCAAGAGAGATGGTGATGCATTCCAGAAGAGACTAGGGATTAACAGGTAG
- the arl6ip4 gene encoding ADP-ribosylation factor-like protein 6-interacting protein 4 isoform X2 — protein MGRSRSRSRSPEVSVNRHGKERRSSKKRHRSSSSSSSSSSANPSPRRKRTHSSSKRQNAGNEEAKKRKHKKAKKQLKKTKAKEKKKVKKEKKRLKKMKLLAAKAEAAANKAPLMIPVPVPIQIKKTQSYLETWQSDDATEHGPVMTDEQRASFSTKRPLTKEEYEARQSVIRRVVDPETGRTRLVRGDGEILEEIVSKEKHKEINKQATKRDGDAFQKRLGINR, from the exons ATGGGACGAAGTCGGTCCCGCAGCAGATCTCCAGAGGTCTCTGTGAATAGGCATGGAAAAGAACGAAGGTCATCAAAGAAACGTCACAGATCCAGCTCTTCGTCCTCCAGCTCCAGCAGTGCGAATCCAAGCCCTCGCAGGAAACGTACACATAGTTCCAGCAAGAGGCAAAATGCAG GTAACGAAGAAGCCAAGAAGAGAAAGCATAAAAAGGCCAAGAAGCAGTTGAAGAAAACTAAAGCTAAGGAAAAAAAGAAGGTAAAAAAGGAGAAGAAAAGGCTTAAGAAGATGAAGTTGTTAGCAGCAAAAGCTGAGGCAGCAGCAAATAAAGCTCCATTGATGATCCCTGTTCCAGTACCCATTCAAATTAAAAAAACCCAGTCATACTTGGAGACCTGGCAAAGTGATGATGCCACAGAACATGGTCCTG TGATGACTGATGAACAGAGAGCCAGTTTCTCCACCAAGAGGCCCCTGACGAAAGAGGAATATGAAGCCAGACAAAGTGTCATCCGGCGAGTTGTTGACCCTGAGACAGGACGTACCAG GCTTGTGAGAGGAGATGGAGAGATTTTGGAAGAGATTGTCAGCAAAGAGAAGCACAAAGAAATCAATAAG CAAGCAACCAAGAGAGATGGTGATGCATTCCAGAAGAGACTAGGGATTAACAGGTAG
- the LOC132872683 gene encoding uncharacterized protein LOC132872683: MSKHTAPAAKPAVSKKLRNTQLTAKLRAEQYPNDYYASGQQLFCKFCQHTIDWSRKDTCNDRLKSKVHLKNKAKSSGRALQVSLDVATKSQDDRWEFVEDFVAMCAEADIPLEKMRKIRPLLVKHCKQGGALPENPSSLRQIHLQRVFNEHMQTVLQEIRDKKLFVVVDETSDNRDRSVLNIVIGTEGKYYLTDVIFMDSCNFSTLSQALLQSLHSSQINLNDVLAVVTDSASYCLKAYKEVLKGVMPNSVYANCLCHIINLVGETWQHYSYFSDVTSLVMWIKSAFFKKPARKRRWLHFLSAKDAVHVKVPPEPGNTRWNSWFEAVRFHAEHVHLYKEFFSAEKSSAQAVKNILDLVETDDKQETLQRKLTFISEGCGKLVRALTVLEGTHTLTAVSAYIIMENLGSYLVNGTAKTYGFGAKTDELLNEMSIRKKKSVLDYLHDAFHIAFEKFSKHWDVHPAKQVYKMIRVFDPRQAPAMERQFEAYGTLSALKTPSAELSEEWAAYQHCVRNEGLSELLDLAEYWKGTTQRFPEIAAIAKSYMHFPVSSVDCERSFSKYKTILTDKRESLTE; the protein is encoded by the exons ATGTCTAAACATACAGCCCCTGCTGCAAAACCAGCAGTTTCTAAAAAGTTACGAAATACGCAATTAACTGCCAAGCTTCGAGCAGAGCAATATCCAAATGATTATTATGCATCTGGCCAACAACTTTTCTGCAAATTCTGTCAGCATACAATTGACTGGAGCCGAAAGGACACTTGTAACGATCGTTTGAAATCCAAGGTTCATCTGAAGAACAAAGCAAAATCAAGCGGGAGAGCCCTCCAAGTGTCACTGGACGTAGCGACCAAGTCACAGGATGACAGATGGGAATTCGTGGAAGATTTCGTGGCTATGTGTGCAGAGGCCGATATACCTTTAGAAAAAATGAGGAAGATACGCCCCCTTCTAGTCAAGCACTGCAAACAGGGAGGTGCGCTGCCTGAGAATCCAAGCAGTCTTAGACAGATCCATCTCCAGCGGGTGTTCAACGAGCACATGCAGACAGTGCTACAAGAGATCCGTGATAAGAAGCTCtttgttgttgttgacgaaaCGTCAGATAACCGAGACCGCAGTGTCCTCAACATTGTCATAG GTACTGAAGGCAAATACTATCTGACGGATGTCATCTTCATGGACAGCTGCAACTTTTCAACATTATCACAGGCACTACTACAGTCACTTCACAGCAGTCAGATAAATTTGAATGATGTACTGGCAGTAGTCACTGACAGTGCATCATACTGCCTAAAGGCCTACAAAGAAGTACTGAAAGGAGTAATGCCAAACAGCGTATATGCAAACTgcttgtgtcacatcatcaatttgGTAGGAGAAACCTGGCAACACTACAGCTACTTCAGTGATGTTACAAGTCTGGTGATGTGGATCAAATCTGCCTTCTTCAAAAAGCCTGCAAGGAAAAGAAGGTGGTTGCACTTTTTGTCTGCAAAGGATGCTGTGCATGTGAAGGTTCCACCTGAACCAGGAAATACAAGGTGGAATAGCTGGTTTGAAGCGGTGCGGTTCCATGCTGAACATGTTCACCTGTACAAGGAGTTTTTCTCAGCTGAAAAGTCTTCTGCCCAGGCTGTGAAAAACATCCTTGATCTGGTGGAAACAGATGACAAGCAAGAGACCCTTCAAAGGAAGCTGACATTCATCTCTGAAGGGTGTGGGAAACTGGTCAGAGCCCTGACAGTTTTGGAGGGCACCCACACTCTTACAGCAGTCTCTGCCTACATCATCATGGAAAATCTAGGCTCCTACCTAGTCAATGGCACAGCCAAAACCTATGGTTTTGGAGCGAAAACCGACGAGTTGCTCAATGAGATGTCCATTCGAAAGAAGAAATCTGTGCTGGATTACCTTCATGATGCATTTCACATTGCATTTGAGAAGTTTTCAAAGCACTGGGATGTCCATCCTGCCAAACAGGTCTACAAGATGATCAGGGTGTTTGATCCTAGACAGGCTCCAGCTATGGAAAGGCAGTTTGAAGCCTATGGCACCCTGTCAGCATTGAAGACCCCATCTGCAGAGCTCAGTGAGGAGTGGGCTGCTTACCAGCACTGTGTCAGAAATGAAGGCCTCTCAGAATTGCTGGACCTTGCTGAGTACTGGAAAGGTACAACCCAGCGCTTTCCAGAGATTGCAGCCATTGCCAAATCATACATGCATTTCCCAGTCAGCTCTGTTGACTGTGAGAGGAGCTTTAGCAAATATAAAACAATTCTCACTGACAAGAGGGAATCTCTGACCGAATAA